The following proteins are co-located in the Candidatus Methylomirabilota bacterium genome:
- the ureG gene encoding urease accessory protein UreG, with protein sequence MSGDPKIPRPLRIGVGGPVGSGKTALVESLCVRLRDNYDLAVITNDIYTQEDAQFLIRRGVLPQERVLGVETGGCPHTAIREDASVNLEAVHQLLGRFPELEILFVESGGDNLAATFSPELVDATIYVIDVAEGDKIPRKGGPAITRSDLLVINKIDLAPYVGADLSVMERDSKRMRGDRPFVFTNLRDGTGADLVVDWIRRELLFES encoded by the coding sequence ATGAGTGGGGACCCCAAGATCCCGCGCCCCTTGCGGATCGGCGTCGGCGGGCCTGTCGGGTCCGGCAAGACGGCCCTCGTCGAATCGCTCTGCGTGAGACTGCGCGACAACTACGACCTGGCCGTGATCACCAACGACATCTACACGCAGGAAGATGCCCAGTTCCTGATCCGGCGCGGCGTCCTGCCGCAGGAGCGGGTCCTGGGCGTCGAGACGGGCGGCTGCCCGCACACGGCGATCCGCGAGGACGCCTCGGTCAACCTCGAAGCGGTCCACCAGCTGCTCGGGCGCTTCCCGGAGCTCGAGATCCTCTTCGTGGAGAGCGGCGGCGACAACCTGGCGGCGACCTTCAGCCCCGAGCTGGTGGACGCGACGATCTACGTCATCGACGTCGCGGAGGGGGACAAGATCCCGCGGAAGGGCGGCCCCGCTATCACCCGCTCGGATCTGCTCGTCATCAACAAGATCGACCTGGCGCCCTACGTCGGCGCTGATCTCTCCGTGATGGAGCGGGACTCCAAGCGGATGAGGGGAGACCGGCCCTTTGTCTTCACGAACCTCCGGGACGGAACCGGCGCCGACCTCGTGGTGGACTGGATCCGGCGCGAGCTCCTCTTCGAGTCCTGA
- a CDS encoding urease accessory UreF family protein — protein sequence MTERPIGLELLSFLHFADSAFPTGGYAHSFGLETYCQAGLVRGREDLERFLVAQIEGSAGPCDATAAVGALRAAAREDLQACREIDATLEAMKPVKEFREGSRQMGRQTLRVAAALTGETRLTRYAADVDKGLAPGHHAVAYGLAAAALGWEPEWAATAYLYSTTALLVGAALRLLSMGQMEGQRVLWGLHPVIERVAREAAARDAGDLWSFAPGIEIAGIRHASLEMRLFRS from the coding sequence ATGACTGAGCGTCCGATTGGATTGGAGTTGCTGTCATTCCTGCACTTCGCCGACAGCGCCTTCCCGACTGGCGGCTACGCCCATTCCTTCGGGCTCGAGACGTATTGCCAGGCTGGCCTCGTGCGAGGACGCGAGGACCTCGAGCGCTTTCTCGTCGCCCAGATCGAGGGCTCGGCCGGGCCCTGCGACGCCACCGCGGCTGTGGGAGCGCTGAGGGCTGCGGCGCGAGAAGACCTCCAGGCCTGCCGGGAGATCGACGCCACGCTCGAAGCGATGAAGCCGGTGAAGGAGTTCCGGGAGGGCAGCCGGCAGATGGGGCGCCAGACGCTCCGGGTAGCGGCCGCGCTGACCGGTGAGACGCGGCTCACTCGCTACGCTGCCGACGTAGACAAGGGGCTCGCCCCGGGGCACCACGCCGTTGCCTATGGGCTCGCCGCTGCGGCGCTGGGCTGGGAGCCCGAGTGGGCGGCGACCGCGTATCTCTACTCGACGACGGCGCTGCTGGTCGGCGCGGCGCTCCGGCTCCTTTCCATGGGCCAGATGGAGGGGCAGCGCGTGCTGTGGGGCCTCCATCCGGTCATCGAGCGCGTGGCGCGAGAGGCCGCGGCGCGCGACGCGGGCGATCTCTGGAGCTTCGCGCCCGGAATCGAGATCGCAGGCATTCGGCACGCCTCGCTCGAGATGAGGCTCTTCCGGTCATGA